In Fragaria vesca subsp. vesca linkage group LG1, FraVesHawaii_1.0, whole genome shotgun sequence, the sequence AAAACAAGTAAAACAAGACTGTTCTCAAGAACGTCATGTCGTTTAACCAAAACAGCGAGTCGTTCAACGAGAAGCAAATACGAGAGTGAAAACAAGGGGCATCGCAGTAATTGCTGCGGCACATAAACGCGGCCAGTTTCGAAATGATATAAATATTTCCCGCCTACTGGTTCTAGAGCCTTCAAGGCTTCTTCAACAAGTCCCCAGAGTCGTCTTCTGCATCCAGCTCGCTTCCATGGTAATTCTCTCTCTCTCTCTCTCTACAAACCCTAATTCTCTTTTGATTTCGATTCCGCTGTACTAGGCTTAGATCTCTCTCTCAGTTCGTACCTCTGATTACGCATATTAGGTTACTGACGAAATGCCCCAAACAACATGGATCTGTTTGATTCCTAATTCCATTTGAAATTGAGCTTTTTTCGCAAACAGAAACTAAATTTTCTGAAATTTCTGGTGAATTTACTCGCGGATTTTGATTGATGTTCAGTCGAAGAAGAGAGGGCTTTCGTTGGAGGAGAAGCGCGAGAAGATGCTCCAGATCTTCTACGATTCTCAGGATTTCTTTCTTGTGAGTGTTTCGACGATTCAAATTCACGATTATTTTGTGTCAAGTTTCTGTGGTTTCAGTTGTGTTTGTTTTGCGAAATTTGTTTTTGGATCTCATCATTGTGTGACTGTGTGTTGGTTTTAGCTGAAGGAGCTCGAGAAATCGGGGCCGAAGAAAGGTGTTATATCTCAGTCTGTGAAGGATGTGATCCAGAGTTTGGTGGATGATGATCTTGTTTTCAAGGACAAGATTGGAACCTCTGTAAGTAGATGCTTACACGCTGCGCGAATTTGTGAGCTTGTTTAGTTTGAAGAAATTGTAGATTTATGATTGTTTTGTTTATCTCGGCGCTTTGTAATGTGTATGATTTTAACGTTTCAGGTGTATTTTTGGAGTCTCCCTAGCTCGGCTGGAAATCAGGTGGACTTGAAAGGCTTGGATTTCAATATTAATAGTATAGGTTAAGACTTAGAATTGTGCTTATGATTGTACAAGTTTATTTAGGCTAATGTGTTGTGTTTTTGGGCAGCTAAGGACTGTTTATAGCAGACTTGAATCTGAGCTGCAAAGCAGTAAGAAGCGGCATGTAGAACTTGTTGAACAGTGTAATGAGCTGAAGAAGGGAAGAGAAGAATCTGTGAGTTGTTCTAAGCTGTATCTCTTTTGAAAGATTGTACCATACTTTGCATTGTAAGACTGGTTTTGTGTGGCTATCATGGATATAACTCTCAAGTGTTTGCCAGGATGAGCGAGAGGAGGCCTTAGCTGAGCTTAAAGAGATTGAGCAACAGTACAACAAGCTGAAGGTTTGGAGACATTTCTGAACTTTGGGATGCATTGAGTTATATGAATAATTCGATCAATTTGGTGACTGGAGTCTGTTGTAATTTTCAGGAAGAGTTGGGGCAGTATGCAGATAATGATCCAGCTGCCTTGGAAGCAATGAGTAAGGATTACTTTTGATTCCTTCAACGATATTCGTCACGGATCACTCTCTTAACATCTAACAACTTTCAGTGTTATAGCTACTGGGAGTCACTGACCGTGTTATAATTTTGTTGGCAGAGAATGCCATTGAAGTTGCCCATGCAGCAGCTAATCGATGGACAGGTATGACCTTGACAACTTCACATATATTTTGGGTCACAGATTTTAATCCAGAGACTTGGTACTCTTGGTGGTATTCTGAAGTCTTGACCGACAATGTAACTTTGCAGACAACGTCTTCACAGTGCGCCAATGGTGCTCAAATAACTTCCAGTCGGCCAAAGAGCAGCTTGAACATATGTACAAGGAGGTAAAGTAAATTTGTATTGTCAACTGAAAGCACATGCCCCAATTGACTCTCTTCGTCTAGTTTCCTGTTTTCTCTCTTTCCTCTAAGACATTGCTTTCTAATCTCGAATGCAGGTTGGAATAACAGAAGACTTTGACTATCTGGAGATGTCACCCGTTCCACTGAGCTCAGTTGGTGATTAGATGCTGAGAGAGCCAATCTTACGTGTTATATATTATCGCTTAAGCACTCTTTAGGATGTAAAACTTAAGAGAAACGCAGAACTTCTACCGTTGTTTGTAGTCTAATTCCAAGTTTGCACTCAAATGCTGCTGTACCGGTTATGCTTATGAAACCGTTTTTGTAAGAAAGCCGCATATTTGAATGCTTAGTAGGATCATCCAAGGATTTAAAGATGGAAAATTTCTGAACTGTTGGTTTACAGATGGATTTGAACATATTCTATTGTGTATGCGTCATATTACAGGGATTCAAAAGTTTAGAACCTTCTATTATGAAGAGGGTAAGCTTTTGAAATCTGTTTATTCCAACTTTTAGCTGTTGGATATGTGATTTGTGTCAGTTATATTCTTCTGTCTTTTTATTTATGTATACCACACCAACTGTTCAATCAATTTTTTTTTGAAGTTTAAAATCCAAAAATAATAGAGAATATATGCGACTGCGGTTATACAACTAGGAATGAGGATTGTTCCATGTGAGGGTTACCAATTCATTTGTTGAGGTCCAGCTTAATTAAACAGCTCGACAATACCTGGAGTTTTAACGTGCACTTGATCTCAGCCGTAAACTTGGCACCAATCACTACCGTAGGTTGTAAACTTTCCTTGTTAATTAGCATTTAGTGCTAATTATAGGCCAGAGTGGCTCTTCCAGGGCTTGCTGTGGTCGTGTCCCTTGTCTTCCTCCATCAGTCTTTCTCCTTATAAATTCGAGAGGGTCTAGAGTTGCAGCCATCCACATTTTCGTAGAGTCCTTGTGTCGAAGAAGAAGAAGAAGAAAGCGAAAACTTGCTTCCTCTTCGTGTCATATATAGAATCAAGAATGGAGATGCTCAGACTTAGCTTTTTTGTCATGGCTATTCTTGCTGCAGTTATCGTTTCTCTTCTTCTACCTTCCATCAATGCTCAAAGCCTCGCACCGGCTCCCGCCCCCACGAGTGATGGTTCGTTTCTCTTTCTCTTTCGTTCTCTCTGAAGTCTGAATTACAACATCTGTTAATAGCATGTCACTCTCTAGCTGCTAGAGAAAGTAAACACTGATTATGCGTTTGATATTGATGTGGTGCATATGCTTTGCAGGGGTAGCAGTTGATCAAGGAATCGCGTATGCGCTGATGGCGTTTGCTCTGTTTCTCACCTATATCATTCACTGATGGAGCTTCTTTTAGAGAATGGAAGTATAGGAGATTGTTCATTCATGCTAGCTACGCTTGCTGTGGCTAGCTATGTAATTCTTGTTGATTTGTTGTTACCATTTATCAGTTCCCATTCTTTCTAAATTAAAAGAATAATATTATTCATTTCTGCATAACGTACTAATATGCATCAATGTCACCAAAAATAACCAAAAACCAGACTAACAACGTGCGGGCATCCTCTTCCCAGCTAACCAAACGTGTTTGTCACTGCCACTTTAGGCAACTATGAATGAATGTTTTCCTCTTGCATTTGAACATCTCGGATTACGTTATCAATAAAACTGGCAGATGTGGCCTGGCCATGGAGTTCAAATCGACCGTCTTATCATCATCAAACTGGTCACCGGAAAGGTGAAAACAGAACCAGATGATTCTTGAAAGAAGACGTAAAGAAAGAGATGCCCTTGAGATGGAACTTTTAGAAAAAAGTACAGGTTCAACAAAGCAAGATGCTCTCTTAAGATGGGAATTCTTCTAGAAAGAGTTCCGTTAAATAATGCATAGCTAATGTGTAGGCATCAGCTACTATGAATTGAAAGCCATCAGCTACTATGAATTGAAAGCCTGTTCCTTTACCAACCCAAGGTGATGGTGAATTATAAGCATCTTTTTCTTCTCATTATTGACTTGGGTCACCAGGTCACCAAAACTCAAAGTGGAAAGTGGCAACAGCAAGAAAACAAGAATGGAGTCTTCTTGATGTTGAACTCAAAGATCAATAAGAAATTTAGATCTATAAGACTTGGTTATATCACAAAATAGCTATTCATTAATGCTTGACAGAACATTGAACATATGTTCCAAGAGAAATGTTGAGGTAAGAGGAAAAAGGAAGGAGAAGACTCGGAAACGCAGAACACAAGTTTCAAAGGGGGCATTGTGTGAATTTATGCCCACCTTTATATACAATCTGTTTAATAATGAAGCCACAAAGCAATATGGATGCGCGAGAGGAGCAGATATCTCCATTATAAAATCAGACCAATTCTTTACATAGATTCTTTCGATTCCATTCTGCGGAAGATGTACCTGCATAATCCTAAACAAAATCAACTCTTTTACTTGAAACAAAAGAAGATGAACTGTGTAAGCGTGAAAATCTCAATAATACATGGATGTGGAAAGTTCATGATAAGACTGAGGAATGGACCTGCTTATAGTGCCATCTCAGCCTGCAGAGCAGCCAGTTCATCTTCTTCGGCAGTGCGCTTCTGGGGAAGAGGACGTGCTGGTTGCCTTCCTGCTGGGACCTGCACTGGAGCTGCAGGAGCTTGAGTTGCAGGCTGAAGAAGTTGTTCTTCCAACTCAGCACCTTCCAGCTCTTCAAGTTCTGCTTCCAATTCATCCTGTAACGGTAAAAATTGTCTCAACTACTGTAGAGCTACTTATTGGATACATACATCGGAACAAAACAATGTGTCCTAAAAAGGCCTGATCATTCATAGATATAAGGAAGGCTAAGATAATACAAACCTCATCAAAATCAGCTGCTGAACCAATTGGAGTTGACAGAGCTTCCTGGATCTGTTTCATGTTCTCAGTCTGTTCATTTATCTCATCCATGGTCTTGTCCACGTCATCTATGTTCCTGCATATAAGTAACCCAGTTTGGTTGTCAGTAAAACCTGTAATTCTCAAATCCTAACTGGGTGATGGTGTAAATACGATTACCAAATCAGGAAAAACAAAAGAGATTAATGTGATTAGCAGGCTTTTTGCGCTTCAATTTACATATGTAATAAGACTATTTTCATGTTCATATCTCATGTAATGCAGATCACACGTTAGGTTTTATCGCCAGCTATAAGAATTTGAAAGAGTACATTTGAAAGTGAGAAGTTAAGCATAATATCAGAGCCACATCTTGTATGTGCAAATATGATAAAATAAACAAAATGAAAAATGATACATACGTTGCTTTCTGCATTGCCTTCATGGCAGCTGCTCCAGTTCTCAAGGCATCTACAGTTTCTGTAGTGGCTTTCGCCCCTTCTAGCATTATCATCTGCAAAATCAATATGTTAATAAAGCAACATTCCATCAATCAAAATCCAAAAGTCCAAATCATATAAATGTCATACAGTTTCAACCATAAGAAATTATAGATCCAATTTCCAACATCACCTGATCGTGGATTCGCAGTTGGAAGTTTCCAAGCTGCTCTATTTGCTGTTCATACAGCTTCTTCCTCTTCAAACATTGAATAGCAGCTGTAAATAGAAGAGCAAATTATATCAGTCAAAGAATACAAAAATTTGAGAAGTTAGAGATCAGGTTTAAACTCCAAATCAAAGTCTAGAATCCTTCTACATGATCATTCATGAACATAGCGTTACTTTCAGGCCACAAACAAGATAACATCAGAAGATGGTCTCCAGTGCTTAATTTTTTTTATTTCAGTTGTGAAAAACAGTATTCAAGACTAAAAACATAAAAAGAACTCCGAAGAAGTTCATTACTCAACGCAAGTTGCTGTAGTAAATATATGCTTTATAACAGAAGTAACAATTCTTAGAATTTAGAAAAAAAAACTAGAAAACAGTAGAAGCAAAAAAGACATTGTAGCATGAATAAGCATAACATCGCCATAGAATGGCCACATTACACCAGATATATGATCATCCTCAAACCTATGTGTACAACCTAAGAAAAAGAGAACAAAAAAGAAGATTACGCAGCGTCCTTACATCGTTTATTCTTTGCTCTAGTGAATTCCTTGGCCCTCTCAACTTCTGCGGCAGCCTTCTTCTGTAGTACCTTCTCCTTCTTCTCAAGCATTTCAAGCGTCTGCACAAGTACAAAACCACATAAATCACAATTCGTTTCTACAAAATCAGCAACTCCGAAAGTACAGGCGCGCATAACAAATTCAACCATAACACACAATAGCTGCCTATCTTCACAACTAACTAATGGCATTCATTCCGAAAATCGGCACGAAACCACTCAACATCAATAGTTCACTCAAATTACATAATCCGATCGCATCAACAATCCAATAGCATCAACAAACTCATCAAAACTACACACACTCGGTATCGAAAAGCCGAAATCGATGAACAAGAGGTGATCGTACCTCATTTAACTTGTCTAAGGTGGTCAGAGCGCTGGTTTCCGTTTTCGGTTTCCCAAAAATCCTGGTAAACATGGTTGCTTATCTCCGATTATCGATCCCTCTCTATCTTTCTGCAAACACACACACACACACAAAACAAAAAATACGTCAACGTGCGCAGAAACGCTAATCCGGAAACCAATTCCGGCGAAATCAAGATCGAACAGTATCGTAACGATTGAAATCAACAAGATACGATCGGTGATTGGGCGCGTGTATGTTCGTACCTGGGAATTTACGGCGAGGTTTGAGGAAAAGGGATCGGATTTAGGGTTTGGGAGGAGAAGAGAGGGATAAGGATCTGGGGAAAATGAATTGGGCTTGTTCGCCGGTTCGGTTTAATTTTGGGGAGAATTGGAGTGGGGATTGGGATTGGGAATTATTGCTTAGCCGTGTTGGGTTGGAAGGAGGAGAATGGAAGCTGCTCTTTTGCTTTTTCTGAGTTTGTTTCTCTCTCTACGTTGGCGGTTGATTGGAGTAATGAATTTCCACGTGGCAGCTTGATTGGGGGTGTTGGGCACAATCAGGCTATGGTTGACGGCTGATTTCGCGTTTTGGTCACGTCGACTCGTGAAGACGACGTCGTATTACACTTCATTCGTATTAGATTTATTTAAGCTAATCTTTTGTCACAGGGGCACGAATCGTGAGGGCTCTCATCCCTGCTGGACGATGTTAGTTAGACTAGTTAACTAATATAACACGATATAATAAAAGATTTGAATGCAATACAAATAAATTGTTATTGGATTTCAAGTGTTCAAAAGCCTCTTAGATTTAAAAATTAATATAAGTTACAGACTGAGTATTCTAACACTATGGTCGGTCCTTGTTCGTTACGAATTAAATCTATATATGTTTTGTTCAATTAATTCGTGTCTATAATAACTTTTTTTTAGTGTTTTTCTGTTAATGTATGATCTGATCTTGCATGTAAGGGGTTTGACGATTCCAACTTAATTAATACATGTCATATTGGCTTTAATGCTTTTATTGATCTCAAAATTTGTTTTTCTGGAGTAGGAAGTTGGTTGCGTTCTATAACCCTTGTTGTACAAAATGCTTTTTGTTTCGACTTTTTGTCTCATGGTTGTAAACTTGCAATCTCGGATTTATGGTTACATAAATTTGTGATTACAATATTAATCGAGTGAGTTATCACTTCGGGGTCGGGAGCAATTTATAAGGTATGACTCATTCTCAAGGAATGTTTTTCACAAGCTGAGGTTCGAACCAATGACCTCTTATTATCAGGAGAATCCTTGTAGCGTTCACCCCACTTGCAGCTTAGCATGTTTCCACTAAACCAACCCCGTTGGGTTATAATCGTGGATTTACCCCATTGGGTTGTAATCGTGGATTTACGGTTCTGGCTATTTTATTTTTCATCAAATTTTTTTATTCTCAAAGAATTACTAAACGACAGTCGTTTTTCCAAACTCCAATGTTCGTCTCAGAGTCCCCGTCTCATTCTGAATTTCTGATTCTAAAATCATCAATTCATGATTATATTCAACCCTCACCAAATGTTCTCCAGTTCAATCATTTCATCAATGGCTTCCCCCAAATGGGTCTCTTTGACTTTCATACTCTCTATGTTTATGCCACTACCCATTTCCTCAAACCAATCTTTGAGCCCAGAACCGGAGCTGGCTCAAATCCCAGTCTCGTTTCTTGAACACGCTAAAAGACCCGAGCTTTTTGATCGTATGGTGAGTATCAGAAGGAAAATCCATGAAAACCCAGAGCTTTGTTACGAGGAATTTGAAACCAGTAAGCTTATCAGAGCTGAACTTGACCGGCTGGGCATCCCTTACAGATACCCTTTGGCTGAAACCGGCGTTGTTGGCGTTGTTGGGACTGGTGGTCCTCCCTTTGTTGCAATCAGAGCAGACATGGATGCTCTGGCTATGCAGGTTTAGTTAAAGTTTGAAGCTTTTTGAGTATCTGATATCTTTTTATAGTGTCGCTTACTTTTGTCAATTTGGTCAGTGTTGTAATGTTGTTAGTTACTATTGGTTTGAGGTTGAGGTAGACTGGAATAATTACTGTATTTGTTTTAATGTGGCAGGAGAGTGTGGAGTGGGAGCACAAGAGTAAATTTGCAGGGAAGATGCATGGATGTGGACATGATGGTCATGTTGCCATGCTTCTTGGAGCTGCCAGTTTACTTCAAGAGTATCGCCACGTATTACAGGTCTCTTTCCGGGTTTGAATTCTATGCATTGTGTTCAGAAGAGTGGGGTATTTGGGTTTGTCATTCCATGTGTTGCATCAGTTGCTGTTCTTATGGACTTCTGTTACTTTATATAGCAATTGTAGGTTTGAAAGTAGTTGTCTTTAAATAGAACATCAAGGCTAAAATGTAAATCTTTAAAACTATATATGATCAGGTTTGGAAAGTTCCAGCATATGAGCGTGGAGGTGAGGTTAGGGAGATTATTAGGCCTTGTGGTTGTCTACAATGGGCTCCTGGTCTAGCTGTCTACTAGAATTATATGTCGACTTGTTATGTCATCTATCTGACTGCGAATAACCTTTAACTAATAAACAAGAGAAAGAGCGATAGAAAATGACTTCTCATACTGAAATTTGCAGAGTTTTGGAGTCCATATTGGAACTACATTTTGATGTGGCCAGCTATAAGAGTTGATACACTGGCTTAATCTATAGATTGCAAAGTGTGTGCATTCTCTAAGTAGGCTTCTTGAATAATAAGTATGACACTTTGTGCAATGTCATTGTGTATATCTTCTTATGTCCTGAAGAAAGTTCTCTCACTTGTTTTTCTGTTTTCATACAGGGGACTGTTGTTCTTGTTTTCCAACCAGCTGAGGAAGGAGGTGCAGGAGCAAAGAAAATGATAGAAAACGGGGCACTGGAGCATGTCAGTGCCATCTTTGGGTTGCATCTTGCTTCTGACCACCCCATTGGTTCAGTAGCCTCCAGGCCTGGCCCTCTATTGGCTGCGAGTGGATTTTTTGAAGCCTTGATAAGTGGGAAGGGGGGTCATGCTGCAATTCCACAGCACACAATAGATCCTATCTTGGCTGCTTCCAATGTTATTGTTAGTCTGCAACATCTTGTTTCACGTGAAGCTGACCCCTTAGATTCACAGGTTTGCTCGCTTTCTCTCTATTCTCATAAGGTCATTGTCAAGTCTCTGTTCCCCTCCTATTGCAGTTTGATTCAAATACATGTATCTGTAAGTTCACATGTGTCAGTGTTAGTCTACAACATCTTTCACTTAGCACATAGTATGTGAAATATTAATCCCCTTAGTTTCTTCACGTGTGTGGGGAAATGGTACTATACAGAACAAACATGAAACCAGTATTCCATCTAGATCAGTGTGTTTTGTTTTGTGCCATGAAAAATCTGTCATCATTTATTGACTTCCCCACCATCCTAAATCTTAAAGTTTGCTATATGTCAACTGTAATCATATTCTTCTTAGGCCCCTCTTTGCCAGCATATGGTTATTTACTCTTTATCCATCCAGTTACATGAAAGCATATCTTGCAGGTTGTGACTGTTGGAAAATTCCAAGGAGGTGGTGCTTTTAATGTTATTCCAGATTCTGTTACAATTGGGGGTACCTTCAGGGCATTTTCAAAGGACAGCTTTTTTCAACTTAAAGAAAGGATCGAAGAGGTATGCTTCTATTAAACATCCTGGGTGCTGAACTTGAGAACATTCTGTGCTGATATTATTCTATGCTCCTCATATATGCTATTCTATTAAATGTGAGTCTGCAGGTTATTACTAGACAAGCCAGTGTTCAGAGGTGCAATGCAACTGTCTTGTTCAATGAAATTGCAAAACCCTTCTACCCTGCAACTATAAATGACAAAAATTTGCATGAGCACTTCCAGAAAGTTGCAGGGGATTTGCTGGGTTCTCAGAATGTTCTTGAGAAGAAACCACTTATGGGGGCAGAAGACTTCTCATTCTATCAAGAAGTAATTCCAGGGTACTACTTCTTTCTTGGTATGAAGAATGACTCTCAAGGACAGTTCAAACCAATGCATTCACCATATTTCAGAATAAACGAAGACGTGCTCCCATATGGAGCTGCATTCCATGCATCACTGGCCACCAGGTACCTCCTGGAAAACCAACCGAAATCTACTTCAACGTCAGACCAAAAAACAGAATCTACTTCAACGAAAGGGAACTTCCGTGATGAACTGTGAAGTGACAGGAATCTGGGATGATTAGGATCGATTAGTTTTTGATTCGCATTTTCCACATGTAAAGCTGAGTGGTATAAATAATTTCAGCTAACCTGTAGATGTAGAAGTGATTATATCGGCACAATCATCAATTTCCAGGCCAAGGTTGAGGAATGATAATTTCTTTTCCCCAAGTTACAAACTTACAACTTCACCAGCTAACCTGTTGTTTCCTTTAAGATTGAACTTCCGCACAAAGATTTGAGAACTATAGCTCTTTTATCTCAATGAACAAAAGAAATAAAGATGAGATTTTTCATGTAAAGATTTCACTAATTAATGATATTCAATCTTTTATGATTACAATTGGATGCACATCACAATCATTCCTAAAGATGGAGGAGTTGAAGCTCTGAAAGGAAACAAAATCACATTTTAAATCAATCCAAGGAAGTAGATTATGTTTCCAAGCAATATCCAACCATGAAAAGCCTAAGGGACATGGTAAATTCCATATGAATAGTTAAGATTGCTTCTAAATCTCCAATCAGTATCAAGTAATTGATTTGATTTCTGAATTACCAGGTTTTGGAACCGCATCCCCATATAAATGTACAGCTTGCACATTTATATGAACAAACATCTCAAAACGTGAAGTAACATTGGTCATGAGGGATATGATGTCTTCTACTACTAATACCTATTCGTTATCATCATCAAAAAACAATTCTTATTCTTCTTCTGGAGCACCATCTCATCAACCAGTTCCAAATCGCGCCGTTTTGCAACGTTCTCTCACTCTGACAAAGCCTAATCATGGAAGGTTTATGAAGATTTTCAAGCACTTCTGGACATGCGTCAAGCCAAGGATAACAGATGATTCGAGTTCAAGGCAGACTGCAGCAAAAGAAGAGAAACAAGGCGGCTCAACCAAGAGAAGAAGTACTACTGCTCTACAACGTGTACCGAGTTCTCCCAGTTCTGCAATGAGTCAAGATGTACGTGATGAATGTCTGAAAGAGGCCATCCTCTACTGCAACAAGTCTGGATTAACATCAAAATAACAATTCAGCTTCCTAGTTAGGGTGAATAGTTGTTAACTGTGACTTCATAGTGATTTAGAAACAGTTTAATTTTATTTTTGGCTGATTTAGAAACAGTATATGACTATATGGGTATGATATTGTTTACATATTTTGCAGGGTGGTATGAAGTTGAAAGTTTGGAGTCTAATTTGCATTGTAACTCTCCATGAATTTCATATATTACCATCGATGT encodes:
- the LOC101305296 gene encoding meiotic nuclear division protein 1 homolog — its product is MSKKRGLSLEEKREKMLQIFYDSQDFFLLKELEKSGPKKGVISQSVKDVIQSLVDDDLVFKDKIGTSVYFWSLPSSAGNQLRTVYSRLESELQSSKKRHVELVEQCNELKKGREESDEREEALAELKEIEQQYNKLKEELGQYADNDPAALEAMKNAIEVAHAAANRWTDNVFTVRQWCSNNFQSAKEQLEHMYKEVGITEDFDYLEMSPVPLSSVGD
- the LOC101305588 gene encoding arabinogalactan peptide 20-like, producing the protein MEMLRLSFFVMAILAAVIVSLLLPSINAQSLAPAPAPTSDGVAVDQGIAYALMAFALFLTYIIH
- the LOC101305876 gene encoding vacuolar protein sorting-associated protein 32 homolog 2-like yields the protein MFTRIFGKPKTETSALTTLDKLNETLEMLEKKEKVLQKKAAAEVERAKEFTRAKNKRSAIQCLKRKKLYEQQIEQLGNFQLRIHDQMIMLEGAKATTETVDALRTGAAAMKAMQKATNIDDVDKTMDEINEQTENMKQIQEALSTPIGSAADFDEDELEAELEELEGAELEEQLLQPATQAPAAPVQVPAGRQPARPLPQKRTAEEDELAALQAEMAL
- the LOC101306164 gene encoding IAA-amino acid hydrolase ILR1-like 4-like, producing the protein MIIFNPHQMFSSSIISSMASPKWVSLTFILSMFMPLPISSNQSLSPEPELAQIPVSFLEHAKRPELFDRMVSIRRKIHENPELCYEEFETSKLIRAELDRLGIPYRYPLAETGVVGVVGTGGPPFVAIRADMDALAMQESVEWEHKSKFAGKMHGCGHDGHVAMLLGAASLLQEYRHVLQGTVVLVFQPAEEGGAGAKKMIENGALEHVSAIFGLHLASDHPIGSVASRPGPLLAASGFFEALISGKGGHAAIPQHTIDPILAASNVIVSLQHLVSREADPLDSQVVTVGKFQGGGAFNVIPDSVTIGGTFRAFSKDSFFQLKERIEEVITRQASVQRCNATVLFNEIAKPFYPATINDKNLHEHFQKVAGDLLGSQNVLEKKPLMGAEDFSFYQEVIPGYYFFLGMKNDSQGQFKPMHSPYFRINEDVLPYGAAFHASLATRYLLENQPKSTSTSDQKTESTSTKGNFRDEL